One Ignavibacterium sp. DNA segment encodes these proteins:
- a CDS encoding phosphoglycerate kinase: MKKLSIDQVELTGKRVLVRVDFNVPLDENLKITDDIRISESLPTIKKIISESGKAILMSHLGRPKGGPNPKYSLKPTAKRLSELLGKEVKLAPDCIGKETKALVDSMQNGDVLVLENVRFHPEEEKNDPEFAKQLAELGDVFINDAFGSAHRAHASTEGVTKYIKICAAGYLMQKELDYLGTAIRNPKQPYAAILGGSKISGKIDVINNLLGKVDTLIVGGGMAFTFYKAEGKEIGKSLLEAEKIDLAKEVLENVKKSGVKFLLPVDVVAASEFNNDSPSTVVNVDSIPADKMGLDIGPETIKLFSAEIAKAKTIVWNGPMGVFEMDNFAKGTNAIAKALAEATTKGAVTIIGGGDSAAAITKAGLKDKVSHVSTGGGASLEFLEGKILPGVAALNDVN; encoded by the coding sequence ATGAAAAAACTTTCAATTGATCAGGTTGAACTTACAGGAAAACGGGTTCTTGTTCGTGTTGATTTCAATGTTCCGCTTGATGAGAACCTAAAAATCACCGATGATATTAGAATCTCTGAATCACTTCCTACAATAAAAAAAATTATTTCTGAAAGCGGTAAAGCAATTCTGATGAGTCATTTGGGACGGCCAAAAGGAGGACCGAATCCTAAATATAGTTTAAAACCAACCGCAAAAAGATTAAGTGAATTATTAGGTAAAGAGGTTAAACTTGCTCCTGATTGCATTGGAAAAGAAACCAAGGCTTTGGTTGATTCAATGCAAAATGGTGATGTATTGGTTTTAGAAAATGTCCGCTTTCATCCTGAAGAAGAAAAAAATGATCCTGAATTTGCAAAGCAGTTAGCAGAACTTGGCGATGTTTTTATTAATGATGCATTCGGCAGTGCGCATCGTGCTCACGCATCAACAGAGGGTGTTACTAAATATATCAAAATATGTGCTGCCGGTTATTTAATGCAGAAAGAACTTGATTACCTAGGTACTGCAATCAGAAATCCAAAACAGCCTTATGCTGCTATTCTGGGCGGTTCAAAAATTTCCGGTAAGATTGATGTCATTAATAATCTTCTTGGTAAGGTTGATACACTTATTGTTGGCGGTGGAATGGCTTTTACTTTTTATAAAGCTGAAGGCAAGGAGATTGGTAAATCTTTACTTGAAGCAGAAAAAATAGACCTTGCAAAAGAAGTTTTAGAAAATGTGAAGAAGTCAGGTGTAAAATTTCTTTTACCGGTTGATGTAGTAGCTGCAAGTGAATTTAATAATGATTCGCCATCAACTGTTGTAAATGTTGATTCAATTCCTGCTGATAAAATGGGATTGGATATTGGACCTGAAACCATTAAGTTATTCTCAGCAGAAATTGCTAAAGCTAAAACAATTGTTTGGAACGGACCGATGGGTGTTTTTGAAATGGATAATTTTGCTAAAGGTACAAACGCTATTGCTAAGGCATTAGCTGAAGCTACAACCAAAGGAGCAGTTACCATAATTGGCGGCGGTGATAGTGCAGCTGCAATTACCAAAGCAGGATTAAAAGATAAAGTTTCTCATGTTTCAACCGGCGGCGGAGCTTCGTTAGAATTTTTAGAAGGTAAAATATTGCCGGGTGTTGCTGCATTAAATGATGTCAATTAA
- the gap gene encoding type I glyceraldehyde-3-phosphate dehydrogenase: MSIKIGINGFGRIGRLVFRRALELGGFDFVGINDLTNAATLAHLLKYDSVHRRFNGEIKVEGNELIVNGDRIKITAEKDPSKLNWKDVDVVIESTGVFRDKESCLNHIKAGAKKVVLTVPAKGEIDAMVVLGVNDHILTGKEQVVSNASCTTNCLAPMVKVLNDSFGIEHGFMTTVHSYTNDQRLLDLPHSDLRRARAAAVSIIPTTTGAAKAIDKIIPELKGKLNGNSLRVPTPDGSITDFVAVLKKNVTVEQVNDAFKKASEVPSFKGILEYTEDPIVSADIVGTTASVIFDSLSTMTNGNLVKVVGWYDNEYGYSCRVVDLVKKIS; the protein is encoded by the coding sequence ATGTCAATTAAAATAGGTATAAACGGATTTGGCAGAATCGGTAGACTGGTTTTTAGAAGAGCATTAGAACTTGGTGGTTTTGATTTCGTCGGTATAAATGATTTGACGAATGCTGCTACACTTGCTCATTTATTAAAATATGATTCTGTTCACCGGAGATTTAATGGAGAAATCAAAGTCGAAGGAAATGAATTAATTGTTAATGGAGATAGAATTAAAATTACTGCTGAAAAAGACCCATCAAAATTAAACTGGAAAGATGTTGATGTTGTGATCGAATCTACCGGAGTTTTCAGAGATAAAGAAAGTTGTCTTAATCATATTAAAGCCGGCGCAAAAAAAGTTGTTCTTACAGTACCTGCAAAAGGTGAAATTGATGCAATGGTTGTACTTGGAGTTAATGATCATATTTTAACTGGTAAAGAACAAGTCGTATCAAATGCTTCCTGCACAACAAATTGTCTTGCCCCGATGGTTAAAGTATTAAATGATTCATTTGGTATTGAACATGGTTTTATGACAACTGTTCACTCTTATACAAACGATCAAAGACTGCTTGATTTACCTCATAGTGATTTAAGAAGAGCTCGTGCTGCCGCAGTTTCTATTATACCAACAACTACCGGTGCTGCTAAGGCAATAGATAAAATTATCCCCGAACTAAAAGGCAAACTAAACGGTAATTCGTTAAGAGTTCCTACACCTGATGGTTCTATTACTGATTTTGTTGCTGTACTTAAAAAAAATGTTACTGTTGAACAAGTTAATGATGCTTTTAAGAAAGCTTCGGAAGTACCTTCATTTAAAGGTATCCTTGAATATACTGAAGACCCAATAGTTTCTGCTGATATTGTCGGTACAACTGCTTCTGTAATTTTTGATTCTCTTTCAACTATGACAAATGGAAATCTTGTTAAAGTTGTCGGATGGTACGATAATGAATACGGATATTCCTGCAGAGTTGTTGATTTAGTTAAAAAGATTTCTTAA
- the nuoF gene encoding NADH-quinone oxidoreductase subunit NuoF, translating to MEKIVLPDIKDIHLLSVYVQNGGYTAAQKAFSQSTDDIIEQVKKSGLRGRGGAAFSAGLKWSFMPKTTSKPKYLCVNGDESEPGSFKDRQIFEYNPHQLIEGILITCYAIGAKTAYIYIRGEYHKWIKLLQKALDDAYAAGFVGEAMKEKFSTEFLCNIYIHKGAGAYICGEESALMESIEGKRGYPRVKPPFPAQNGLWGCPTTINNVETITNVPPIINKGWEWFSKIGEPKHPGTILYGVSGHVNKPGVYELPSGTLLTDIIYNYAGGVPGNKKILCVIPGGSSMPPLRGDQIEGVKMDAESLKAAGSAIGTGGVMVMDEDTDLVKVLSRISKFYHHESCGQCTPCREGTGWLDRIQQRMVDGKGSISDLDLLVTVASQIEGNTICALGEAAAWPVRFMITRFRDYFEARVNKEVDLAVANKVHSMRHTAYPLADIKH from the coding sequence ATGGAAAAAATAGTTTTACCCGATATAAAAGATATCCACTTGCTTAGTGTTTACGTTCAGAATGGCGGATACACTGCTGCCCAAAAAGCTTTTTCACAATCTACTGATGATATTATTGAACAGGTTAAAAAATCCGGTTTGCGAGGCAGAGGCGGTGCAGCTTTTTCTGCAGGATTAAAATGGAGCTTCATGCCCAAGACAACCAGTAAGCCTAAATATCTTTGTGTTAATGGCGATGAATCTGAACCAGGCTCTTTTAAAGACAGACAGATTTTTGAATATAATCCTCATCAGTTGATAGAAGGTATTTTAATTACCTGTTACGCAATTGGTGCAAAAACGGCTTACATTTATATCCGTGGAGAATATCATAAATGGATTAAGCTGCTTCAAAAAGCTCTTGATGATGCTTATGCTGCAGGCTTTGTGGGTGAAGCAATGAAAGAAAAATTCAGTACTGAATTCTTATGTAATATTTATATTCATAAAGGTGCCGGCGCTTATATCTGTGGTGAGGAATCCGCATTAATGGAATCTATTGAAGGAAAGAGAGGATATCCCAGAGTAAAACCGCCGTTTCCCGCACAAAATGGTTTATGGGGCTGCCCTACAACAATTAATAATGTTGAGACTATAACAAATGTTCCACCAATTATCAATAAAGGCTGGGAGTGGTTTTCAAAAATTGGAGAACCAAAACATCCGGGTACAATTCTTTATGGAGTTAGCGGTCACGTTAATAAGCCTGGTGTTTATGAATTACCTTCAGGTACTTTATTAACTGATATAATTTACAATTATGCCGGCGGAGTTCCTGGAAATAAAAAAATTCTTTGTGTTATTCCCGGTGGTTCATCTATGCCGCCATTAAGAGGCGATCAAATTGAAGGCGTAAAGATGGATGCTGAGTCGCTTAAAGCTGCGGGCTCTGCTATCGGCACTGGCGGAGTAATGGTAATGGATGAAGATACAGATCTCGTAAAAGTACTTTCACGAATTTCTAAATTTTATCATCACGAAAGCTGCGGACAATGTACACCTTGCCGCGAAGGAACAGGCTGGCTTGACAGAATTCAACAAAGAATGGTTGATGGTAAAGGTTCGATATCAGATCTTGATTTACTTGTTACAGTTGCAAGTCAGATTGAAGGAAATACGATTTGTGCTTTGGGTGAAGCTGCAGCCTGGCCAGTAAGATTTATGATTACAAGATTCAGAGATTATTTTGAAGCAAGAGTAAATAAAGAAGTTGATCTTGCAGTTGCCAACAAAGTTCATTCAATGAGACATACTGCTTATCCGCTTGCGGATATAAAGCATTAA
- a CDS encoding NAD(P)H-dependent oxidoreductase subunit E, with protein MEFKFTPENFQKIEQEINKYPVKRPAVMFALYLAQEQNGYISNEVINEVAGILEMHPHDVLGVVTFYTMYHQKPMGKYHIQVCTNVSCMLRGGYEIWNQVKDKLGVGHMGVTADQKFSLEEVECMGSCGTAPMLAVNEDYFENLTKDKVEELINSLK; from the coding sequence ATGGAATTTAAATTTACACCCGAAAATTTTCAAAAAATTGAACAGGAAATAAACAAATATCCCGTAAAAAGACCTGCAGTTATGTTCGCATTATATCTCGCTCAGGAACAAAATGGATATATCTCTAATGAGGTTATAAATGAAGTTGCTGGAATTTTAGAGATGCATCCGCACGATGTTTTAGGAGTTGTTACATTTTACACAATGTATCATCAAAAACCGATGGGCAAATATCATATTCAAGTCTGTACAAATGTTTCCTGTATGCTGCGCGGCGGTTATGAAATTTGGAACCAGGTTAAAGATAAATTAGGTGTCGGTCATATGGGTGTAACCGCTGACCAGAAATTCTCCCTTGAAGAAGTTGAATGTATGGGAAGCTGCGGTACTGCGCCAATGCTTGCTGTTAATGAAGATTATTTTGAAAATCTTACTAAAGATAAAGTAGAAGAACTCATCAATTCCTTAAAGTAG
- the nuoD gene encoding NADH dehydrogenase (quinone) subunit D, with the protein MDRLTKDEIQPKIIQKLLEDSDITIDDALENEMVLNMGPQHPATHGVLRLLLKLDGETVIGCVPDVGYLHRGYEKMAENMSYHEFIPHTDRLDYISPTANNVAWVMAVEKLAGVEVPLRAQYIRMIIAELARIASHLVAIGSFAMDVGALTVFLWTFREREKIMDIWDIVCGARFTNSYTRIGGVANDVQPEAIVLIKKFLEGIDNNLIECEKLLNTNRIFIERLDGVGVISKEDALSYGYTGPNLRATGVEFDLRRAVPYLQYDKIDFKIPTFTEGDCLARYFVRTDEIRESAKIVRQCLQLMPEGEIKANLPKRVLPKKDEVYTKMEELILDFMIINFGINPPVGEIYHAIEASKGELGFYLVSDGKGNPWKCKIRSPSFIHIQSLPHLVKGRMISDVVAIIGSIDPIMGEADK; encoded by the coding sequence ATGGATAGACTTACTAAAGACGAGATTCAACCAAAGATTATTCAGAAACTTCTGGAAGACTCTGATATAACAATAGATGATGCTCTAGAAAACGAAATGGTTCTTAATATGGGACCTCAGCACCCGGCAACTCATGGGGTTTTAAGATTATTGTTAAAGCTTGACGGCGAAACAGTAATTGGTTGTGTCCCTGATGTTGGTTATCTGCATCGCGGTTATGAAAAAATGGCTGAGAATATGAGTTATCATGAATTTATTCCGCATACTGATAGACTTGATTATATATCTCCAACTGCAAATAATGTTGCCTGGGTAATGGCAGTTGAAAAATTAGCTGGCGTTGAAGTTCCGCTCCGTGCACAATATATCCGGATGATTATTGCTGAGCTGGCAAGAATAGCTTCGCATCTTGTTGCTATCGGCTCGTTTGCAATGGATGTTGGTGCACTTACTGTTTTTCTGTGGACTTTTCGCGAGCGTGAAAAGATAATGGATATCTGGGATATTGTTTGTGGTGCCAGATTTACAAATAGCTATACAAGAATCGGCGGTGTTGCTAATGATGTACAACCCGAAGCTATTGTATTAATTAAAAAGTTTCTTGAAGGAATTGATAACAATTTAATTGAGTGTGAAAAACTGTTAAATACAAACAGAATTTTTATTGAAAGACTGGATGGAGTTGGGGTTATATCAAAAGAAGATGCATTAAGTTATGGTTATACTGGTCCTAACCTGCGTGCTACTGGCGTTGAATTTGACCTGAGAAGAGCTGTTCCATACCTGCAATATGATAAAATTGATTTTAAAATTCCGACTTTTACAGAAGGTGATTGTTTAGCTCGTTATTTTGTCCGAACTGATGAGATTAGAGAAAGTGCAAAAATTGTAAGACAGTGTTTGCAACTAATGCCTGAAGGAGAAATAAAAGCAAACCTTCCTAAAAGAGTGTTACCTAAAAAAGATGAAGTATATACTAAAATGGAAGAATTGATTCTTGATTTTATGATTATCAATTTTGGAATAAATCCACCTGTAGGAGAAATATATCATGCAATCGAAGCTTCAAAAGGCGAGTTGGGTTTTTATCTTGTCAGTGATGGTAAAGGTAATCCTTGGAAGTGCAAAATCCGTTCTCCCTCGTTTATACATATTCAATCCTTACCCCACCTGGTTAAAGGTCGTATGATTTCAGATGTTGTTGCAATAATTGGCAGTATTGATCCAATAATGGGAGAGGCTGATAAATAA
- a CDS encoding NADH-quinone oxidoreductase subunit C, whose amino-acid sequence MELKEIIIQKLNEHFPDAGFEFSEYINEFNIKLDKKFIHPVCKLLKEDSELEFLLCEDITAVDWAKRKKRFTVVYHIFTLKHNFRLVLKCDVEENDCNIDSVSSVWRTSNWQERECYDMYGIKFNNHPDMRRIYMPEDFEYYPLRKEFPLMGIPGSLSLPKK is encoded by the coding sequence ATGGAATTAAAAGAAATAATTATTCAAAAACTTAATGAGCATTTTCCTGATGCTGGTTTTGAATTCTCAGAATATATAAATGAATTCAACATCAAACTGGATAAAAAATTTATTCATCCCGTATGTAAACTTCTTAAAGAAGATTCTGAACTTGAATTTCTATTATGTGAAGATATAACAGCGGTTGACTGGGCGAAAAGAAAAAAAAGATTTACAGTTGTTTATCATATTTTTACACTTAAGCACAATTTCAGGCTCGTGTTAAAATGTGATGTGGAAGAAAATGATTGTAATATTGATAGTGTTTCATCAGTCTGGAGAACTTCAAACTGGCAGGAAAGAGAATGCTATGATATGTATGGCATTAAATTTAATAATCACCCTGATATGCGTAGAATTTATATGCCAGAGGATTTTGAATATTATCCCTTAAGAAAAGAATTTCCCTTGATGGGAATCCCCGGATCATTATCACTACCAAAAAAATAA
- the nuoB gene encoding NADH-quinone oxidoreductase subunit NuoB: protein MGLEAKLSGDGFFVTQLEAIINWARKNSVYPMPMGISCCAIEMMAAADPRYDIARFGSEVMRFSPRQCDLMIVAGTVTYKMSHVVRKIYDQMPDPKWVIAMGACTSTGGMYRSYSVVQGIDQFLPVDVYVAGCPPRPDNLLNALIHIQNKIGNTRARDFQNVKRLDLNVIQNN, encoded by the coding sequence ATGGGATTAGAAGCAAAATTAAGTGGAGATGGATTTTTTGTAACTCAGCTTGAAGCAATAATTAATTGGGCAAGAAAAAATTCTGTGTATCCGATGCCAATGGGTATTTCCTGCTGTGCTATTGAAATGATGGCAGCAGCTGATCCCAGATATGATATTGCAAGATTTGGTTCTGAAGTTATGCGGTTTTCACCAAGACAATGCGATCTTATGATTGTAGCTGGAACAGTAACTTACAAAATGTCTCACGTTGTCAGGAAAATTTATGATCAAATGCCTGATCCGAAATGGGTTATTGCAATGGGTGCTTGTACTTCTACTGGTGGGATGTACCGTTCGTATTCGGTTGTTCAGGGCATTGATCAGTTTTTACCTGTTGATGTATATGTAGCCGGATGCCCGCCAAGACCAGATAATCTGTTAAATGCTCTGATTCATATACAAAATAAAATCGGCAATACCAGAGCAAGAGATTTTCAGAATGTTAAACGACTTGACTTAAATGTAATTCAGAATAACTGA
- the ndhC gene encoding NADH-quinone oxidoreductase subunit A, with translation MIEYYIPIFIVLAIGAVFAIVTVMTSVIFGPQRPNKEKSSTYESGMKPVGTTKERVSIKYYLVGMLFIIFDLEVIFVYPWAVQFKKLYGTLGISVFYAMIVFLIVLELGYLYVYKKGGFKWD, from the coding sequence ATGATTGAATATTACATACCTATATTTATAGTGCTTGCAATCGGGGCAGTATTTGCAATTGTAACAGTAATGACCTCAGTAATTTTTGGACCTCAAAGACCTAACAAAGAAAAAAGTTCAACTTACGAAAGCGGAATGAAACCTGTTGGAACAACAAAAGAGAGGGTTTCAATAAAATATTACCTTGTTGGTATGTTGTTCATTATTTTTGATCTCGAAGTGATCTTTGTATATCCCTGGGCTGTTCAATTCAAAAAATTATATGGAACATTAGGCATTTCTGTCTTCTATGCAATGATAGTTTTTTTAATTGTTCTTGAGCTTGGATATTTATATGTTTACAAAAAAGGTGGTTTTAAATGGGATTAG
- a CDS encoding ATP-binding protein, whose translation MTEPKYYLEIESTPNNLITVEEFVNYFSVELGLDQEKINGLLLSVTEATTNAIIHGNKNNKLKLVRISVFVENSTLTIIIKDEGKGFNPLIVPDPTDPENLLKDSGRGLYLMRVYMDGLTYNQTPTGTETILTLKI comes from the coding sequence TTGACTGAACCAAAATATTATTTAGAGATTGAAAGTACTCCAAACAACTTGATTACAGTTGAAGAGTTTGTTAACTACTTTTCTGTTGAATTAGGTTTAGATCAGGAGAAGATTAACGGTTTGCTCTTATCCGTTACAGAAGCCACTACAAATGCAATTATCCATGGTAATAAAAACAATAAACTAAAATTAGTCCGGATTTCGGTTTTTGTTGAGAACTCGACTTTAACAATAATAATTAAAGATGAAGGAAAGGGCTTTAATCCTTTAATAGTACCCGATCCCACTGATCCTGAAAATCTATTAAAAGATTCCGGACGAGGATTGTATCTGATGCGTGTTTATATGGATGGATTAACATACAATCAAACACCCACAGGCACAGAAACTATTCTTACTCTAAAGATTTGA
- the mdh gene encoding malate dehydrogenase codes for MARKKIALIGGGQIGGVLAQLIALRQLGDVVMFDIVEDLPQGKTLDIAEAARVDGFDGKVTGTNDYKDIEGSDLVIITAGLPRKPGMSRDDLLVTNAKIMQIVAENVKKFAPNSTVIIISNPLDAMVTLFKKITGFPENRVMGQAGVLDSSRFSTFIAWELGVSVKDVNAMVLGGHGDTMVPIIRYANVNGIPVMELLEKKYNDKAKAAEVMKAMVERTKAAGGEVVKLLKTGSAFYSPASSAIAMAEAIIYDEKRVLPVCALLKGEFGVNGYYVGVPAVLGANGVEKVVEFELNAEEQALLDNSVKAVKELVADMERLGF; via the coding sequence ATGGCACGTAAAAAAATCGCTTTAATCGGAGGCGGACAAATTGGTGGTGTTCTGGCACAGCTTATAGCACTGAGACAGCTTGGTGATGTTGTTATGTTTGATATAGTTGAAGACTTACCACAAGGGAAAACTCTTGATATAGCTGAAGCAGCACGTGTAGATGGTTTTGATGGAAAAGTTACGGGTACGAATGATTATAAAGATATTGAAGGATCTGATCTTGTTATAATTACTGCCGGTTTACCTCGCAAACCCGGGATGAGCCGTGATGATTTGCTTGTAACTAATGCAAAGATAATGCAAATAGTTGCAGAGAATGTAAAAAAGTTTGCTCCCAATTCTACTGTCATAATCATTTCAAATCCGCTTGATGCAATGGTAACTTTATTTAAGAAAATTACCGGCTTTCCTGAAAACAGGGTTATGGGTCAGGCTGGAGTTTTAGATTCATCACGTTTTTCTACTTTTATCGCATGGGAACTTGGAGTTTCTGTTAAAGATGTTAATGCAATGGTTCTTGGCGGTCATGGTGATACAATGGTTCCGATTATCAGATATGCAAATGTAAATGGTATTCCTGTTATGGAATTGTTAGAGAAGAAGTATAATGATAAAGCAAAAGCTGCCGAAGTTATGAAAGCAATGGTTGAAAGAACTAAAGCTGCCGGCGGTGAAGTTGTTAAATTATTAAAAACAGGTTCTGCTTTTTACTCACCAGCTTCATCTGCAATTGCAATGGCAGAAGCAATTATATATGATGAAAAACGTGTTCTTCCTGTTTGTGCATTATTAAAAGGTGAATTTGGTGTCAACGGCTATTATGTTGGCGTGCCAGCTGTACTTGGTGCAAATGGAGTTGAAAAAGTTGTTGAGTTTGAACTTAATGCAGAAGAGCAAGCTTTACTCGATAACTCAGTAAAAGCAGTTAAAGAACTTGTTGCAGATATGGAAAGATTGGGTTTTTAA
- the yajC gene encoding preprotein translocase subunit YajC produces the protein MDIFLAMAPPQGGDGGGGSLISTVIMFGAIFAIFYFMIIRPQQKRAKERDKLLSNIEKGDKIITSGGVHATIVGIEEKTVLIEIAPNVKVKIERSAIGSIQK, from the coding sequence TTGGATATATTTTTAGCAATGGCTCCGCCGCAAGGTGGAGATGGAGGCGGCGGAAGTTTAATCAGCACTGTAATTATGTTTGGTGCTATCTTCGCTATATTTTATTTTATGATTATCAGACCGCAGCAGAAAAGAGCAAAGGAAAGAGATAAACTTTTATCAAATATTGAAAAAGGCGATAAGATAATTACAAGCGGCGGTGTTCATGCTACAATAGTTGGGATTGAAGAAAAAACAGTTTTAATAGAAATTGCACCGAATGTAAAAGTTAAGATAGAGCGCTCTGCAATTGGAAGCATTCAGAAATAA
- the tgt gene encoding tRNA guanosine(34) transglycosylase Tgt, which translates to MLKLNIDSKDKESDARAGWFETDHGKVETPIFMPVGTQGTVKAVNQNYLAEEIKAQIVLSNTYHLYLRPGTEILESAGGLHKFMNWHKPILTDSGGYQVFSLAELRKLKSDGVEFRSHLDGSKHFFTPEKVIQIQRSIGSDIMMVLDECAPYPCDYDYAKKSVELTSNWAVLNKEAFVNSKPMYGHKQYQFGIIQGSIYKDLREKSVSDLLKLDFDSYAIGGLAVGEPTEQMYEFIDFTTDFMPDERPRYLMGVGRPENILESIALGIDMFDCVMPTRNARNANVFTWSGTLSMRNAKYKDDFNPLDNKCNCYTCRNYTRAYLRHLFIAEEILALELASIHNLYFYLQLVTDARRHIIEGDFMEWKNKTVKEISIKN; encoded by the coding sequence TTGTTAAAGCTTAATATTGATTCAAAAGACAAAGAATCTGATGCGCGTGCTGGATGGTTTGAAACTGATCATGGAAAAGTTGAAACTCCTATCTTTATGCCGGTTGGCACGCAGGGAACTGTAAAGGCAGTTAATCAAAATTATTTAGCTGAAGAAATAAAAGCACAAATTGTTCTTTCAAATACTTATCATCTTTATTTAAGACCAGGTACCGAAATACTTGAATCTGCCGGAGGGCTTCATAAGTTTATGAATTGGCATAAACCAATCTTAACTGATAGCGGCGGTTATCAGGTTTTCAGCCTTGCTGAATTAAGGAAATTAAAATCCGACGGTGTTGAATTCAGATCGCATTTGGATGGATCAAAACATTTTTTTACACCTGAAAAAGTAATTCAGATTCAGCGCAGCATTGGTTCTGATATCATGATGGTTTTAGATGAATGTGCACCATATCCCTGCGATTATGATTATGCAAAAAAATCTGTTGAACTTACAAGTAACTGGGCAGTATTAAATAAAGAAGCATTTGTTAATTCAAAACCTATGTATGGTCATAAACAATATCAGTTTGGTATTATTCAGGGAAGTATCTATAAAGACCTGAGAGAAAAATCTGTAAGTGATTTATTAAAACTTGATTTTGATAGTTATGCAATTGGTGGATTAGCAGTAGGCGAACCAACAGAGCAAATGTATGAGTTTATAGATTTTACAACTGACTTTATGCCCGATGAAAGACCAAGATATTTAATGGGTGTCGGCAGACCTGAAAATATTCTTGAATCAATTGCACTTGGTATTGATATGTTTGATTGTGTTATGCCTACAAGAAATGCACGTAATGCAAATGTGTTTACCTGGAGCGGAACTCTTTCGATGCGGAATGCTAAATATAAAGATGACTTTAATCCGCTGGATAATAAATGTAATTGTTATACTTGCAGAAATTATACCCGTGCATATTTAAGACACTTATTTATTGCCGAAGAGATACTTGCGTTAGAGTTAGCATCAATACATAATTTGTATTTTTATTTGCAGCTTGTTACTGATGCGAGAAGACATATTATTGAAGGTGATTTTATGGAATGGAAGAATAAAACAGTAAAAGAAATATCAATTAAAAACTAA